In Clupea harengus chromosome 1, Ch_v2.0.2, whole genome shotgun sequence, one DNA window encodes the following:
- the mcm5 gene encoding DNA replication licensing factor MCM5, which produces MSGFDNPGIYFSDSFGGGESIGDEGSLKRSHIKKRFREFLRQFRVGTDRTGFTYKYRDELKRHYTLGEYWVDVEMEDLASFDEDLADCLYKLPTDNLPLLEEAAKEVADEVTRPRPVEDEAVQDIQVMLKSDAHPINIRSLKSEQVSRLVKIPGIIISSTPVRAKATRVCLQCRGCRSVLSNIAIPPGLQGYALPRKCNTDQAGRAKCPMDPYFIIPDRCVCVDFQTQRLQESPDAVPHGEMPRHMQLYCDRYLCDRVVPGNRVTIMGIYSIKKGAATKARGRDKGAGVGIRAAYLRVVGIHVDMDGAGGRGATSSVSPQEEEELRSLAASPDIYSSFSRSIAPSIYGSDDMKRAIACLLFGGSRKRLPDGLTRRGDINMLMLGDPGTAKSQLLKFVERCSPIAVYTSGKGSSAAGLTASVLRDPHTRGFIMEGGAMVLADGGVVCIDEFDKMREDDRVAIHEAMEQQTISIAKAGITTTLNSRCSVLAAANSVFGRWDDTKGEDNIDFMPTILSRFDMIFIVKDHHDQERDMTLARHVMNVHLSAQTQADGVEGEIPLAMLKKFIGYARAKCGPRLSAAAAEKLKNRYVVMRSGAREHERESDKRASIPITVRQLEAVVRIAESLAKMKLQPVAGEEEVDEALRLFQVSTLDAANSGSLSGVEGFTSQEDQEMLSRIEKQMKRRFAIGSQVSEHSIIQDFSKQKYPDHAILKVLHLMLRRGELQHRMQRKVLYRVK; this is translated from the exons ATGTCCGGTTTTGATAACCCAGGAATCTACTTCAGCGATAGTTTCGGCGGTGGAGAATCAATTGGAGATGAGGGATCCTTGAAAAGGAGTCACATAAAGAAAAGATTTCGCGAATTTCTTAGGCAGTTTCGAGTTGGTACCGATCGCACTGGATTCACATACAAATACAG AGATGAGTTGAAGAGACACTACACTCTAGGGGAGTACTGGGTAGATGTTGAAATGGAGGATCTGGCCAGCTTTGATGAAGATCTCGCTGACTGCCTGTACAAACTGCCCACAGATAATCTGCCACTG CTGGAGGAAGCTGCCAAAGAAGTCGCTGATGAGGTGACTCGTCCTCGTCCTGTAGAAGATGAGGCTGTGCAGGACATCCAGGTCATGCTGAAGAGTGATGCCCACCCTATCAACATTCGCAGTCTGAAG TCGGAGCAGGTGTCCCGTCTGGTGAAGATCCCTGGCATCATCATCTCCTCCACGCCGGTGCGGGCCAAGGCCAcccgtgtgtgtctgcagtgccGTGGCTGCCGCTCGGTCCTCAGCAACATCGCCATCCCCCCCGGCCTGCAGGGTTACGCACTCCCCCGCAAATGCAACAC GGACCAAGCAGGCCGTGCAAAGTGTCCAATGGATCCGTACTTCATCATTCCAGACCGATGCGTATGCGTGGACTTCCAGACGCAGCGGCTGCAGGAGTCACCGGACGCCGTCCCTCACGGAGAGATGCCCCGACACATGCAGCTGTACTGTGACAG GTATCTCTGTGACCGTGTGGTGCCAGGGAACAGGGTGACCATCATGGGCATCTACTCCATCAAGAAGGGTGCAGCCACAAAGGCCAGGGGGCGTGACAAGGGAGCGGGGGTGGGCATCCGCGCTGCCTACCTGCGTGTGGTGGGCATCCACGTGGACATGGATGGAGCAGGTG GTCGTGGAGCCACTAGCTCAGTCAGCcctcaggaggaagaggagcttcGCTCCCTGGCTGCCTCCCCCGACATCTATTCCTCCTTCTCCCGCTCCATAGCTCCCTCTATCTATGGGAGTGATGACATGAAGAGAGCCATCGCCTGCCTGCTGTTCGGAGGGTCCAGGAAGAG GCTTCCAGATGGACTCACTCGCAGAGGTGACATCAACATGTTGATGCTGGGAGATCCAGGAACAGCCAAGTCTCAGCTGCTGAAGTTTGTGGAGAGGTGCTCTCCTATTGCG GTGTACACCTCAGGGAAGGGCAGCAGTGCTGCTGGTCTGACTGCTTCAGTCCTGCGTGACCCCCACACACGTGGGTTCATCATGGAGGGAGGAGCCATGGTGCTGGCAGATGGCGGTGTGGTGTGCATTGATGAGTTTGACAAG ATGAGGGAAGACGATAGAGTTGCAATCCATGAGGCTATGGAACAGCAGACCATCTCCATTGCAAAG GCTGGCATCACCACCACTCTGAACTCTCGCTGCTCTGTGCTGGCGGCTGCCAACTCCGTGTTTGGCCGCTGGGACGACACCAAGGGCGAAGACAACATTGACTTCATGCCCACCATTCTGTCCCGTTTCGACATGATCTTCATCGTCAAAGACCATCACGACCAGGAAAGGGACATG ACTCTGGCCCGCCACGTGATGAATGTCCACCTGAGTGCCCAGACCCAGGCGGATGGTGTGGAGGGGGAGATCCCGCTGGCCATGCTGAAGAAGTTCATTGGCTACGCCAGAGC GAAGTGCGGTCCACGTCTGTCTGCAGCAGCGGCAGAGAAACTGAAGAACCGCTACGTGGTGATGAGGAGTGGAGCCAGGGAGCACGAGCGAGAGAGCGACAAGAGGGCGTCCATCCCCATCACTGTCAG GCAGTTGGAGGCCGTGGTGCGCATCGCTGAGTCTCTGGCCAAAATGAAACTGCAGCCTGtggctggagaggaggaggtggacgaGGCCCTCCGCCTGTTCCAGGTGTCCACACTTGACGCTGCCAACTCTGGCAGcctatcag GCGTGGAGGGCTTCACCTCTCAGGAGGACCAGGAGATGCTCTCCCGCATCGAGAAGCAGATGAAGAGGCGCTTCGCCATTGGctcccaggtgtctgagcacaGCATCATCCAGGACTTCTCCAAACAG AAGTACCCGGATCATGCCATCTTAAAGGTGCTTCACCTCAtgctgaggaggggagagcTTCAGCACCGTATGCAGAGGAAGGTTCTCTACAGAGTCAAGTAG
- the tom1 gene encoding target of Myb protein 1 isoform X1 — protein MEFLTGNPFSTPVGQQIEHATSPTLPSEDWALNMEICDIVNETEEGPRDAVRAIKKRIVGNKNFKEVTLALTVLEACVKNCGHRFHVLVSTREFIEGVLVRAILPRNNPPLVMQDRVLSLIQAWADAFRSSPDLTGVVSVYEDLRRKGLEFPNSDLDALPPILTPSRSMADPLSPVTVCSVPQSPKPSSQSRNHPQPPQPQPPQNQNPDDPLVLSPQQLKRLRSDVQVVRGNLTIMADMMTQMHPGCAQLSDKELLQQLYGTCKDMQDKLVELIPRISEEKLIEELLVTNDEINTTFTRYKRFERLYTQSDSPRQCPTYANLKDISPSSNQSVATSELKPCRQPPISSLSSQMAGLHTEDTKSAQKQNHSAIQQINSDHLVNSAVGASNSVRQNSGTIPLNQASAMDDIEQWLEFEDEEDMGDTEGVTSEEFDRFLAERAKAADRLPSVSASQDPSNSQPNC, from the exons ATGGAGTTTTTAACCGGTAATCCTTTTTCCACACCAGTGGGTCAGCAAATAG AGCATGCTACCAGCCCAACATTACCATCAGAAGATTGGGCCCTCAATATGGAGATCTGTGACATCGTCAATGAAACAGAAGAGGG ACCCAGAGACGCGGTTAGAGCAATAAAAAAGAGGATTGTGGGAAATAAGAACTTCAAAGAAGTCACGTTGGCTTTAACA GTGCTGGAGGCATGTGTGAAGAACTGTGGCCACAGATTCCATGTTCTGGTGTCGACCCGAGAGTTTATAGAAGGGGTTCTGGTCCGAGCCATTTTGCCCAGGAACAATCCTCCTTTGGTGATGCAGGACCGTGTACTCAGCCTCATACAG GCGTGGGCGGATGCATTCCGCAGCTCCCCCGACTTGACGGGTGTGGTTTCTGTTTATGAAGACCTCAGGAGGAAAGGCCTGGAGTTCCCCAACAGTGACCTGGATGCTCTCCCCCCTATCCTCACCCCCAGTAGG AGTATGGCAgatcccctctctcctgtcaccGTGTGTTCTGTACCCCAGTCTCCAAAGCCGTCATCCCAGTCACGAAACCATCCTCAGCCCCCCCAGCCTCAGCCTCCACAGAACCAAAACCCAGATGATCCCCTCGTACTCTCACCTCAGCAG CTAAAGAGGTTGAGGTCAGATGTCCAGGTGGTGAGGGGGAACCTGACTATCATGGCTGACATGATGACTCAGATGCACCCAGGCTGTGCTCAGCTGTCCGACAAAGAGTTGCTGCAG CAGTTGTATGGGACATGTAAAGATATGCAGGACAAGCTTGTGGAGCTGATCCCCCGGATCTCAGAGGAAAAGTTGATCGAGGAGCTTCTGGTCACCAACGATGAAATCAACACCACCTTCACACGATACAAGAG GTTTGAGAGACTTTACACACAATCAGACTCCCCTCGGCAG TGCCCCACCTATGCTAACCTCAAAGACATCAGCCCATCCTCTAACCAGTCAGTTGCTACATCTGAACTCAAGCCATGCAGACAGCCCCCAATCAGCAGTCTTTCCAGCCAAATGGCAGGTCTTC ACACAGAAGACACGAAATCAGCTCAGAAGCAGAATCACTCTGCAATCCAACAGATAAACAG TGACCACCTTGTCAACTCTGCAGTTGGGGCTTCTAACAGTGTACGGCAAAACAGTGGAACG ATTCCTCTCAATCAGGCCTCAGCAATGGATGACATTGAGCAATGGCTTGAGTTTGAGGAC GAAGAGGACATGGGAGACACTGAAGGAGTAACCAGTGAAG AGTTTGACAGGTTTCTGGCAGAAAGGGCGAAAGCAGCAGACCGCCTTCCTTCTGTGAGTGCATCACAAGACCCAAGCAATTCACAGCCTAATTGCTGA
- the foxred2 gene encoding FAD-dependent oxidoreductase domain-containing protein 2 produces MDFFPLLPLLYTLISCHPEEQLGPNSTHHHDYCVLGAGPAGLQMGHFLEKSGRDYIILERNTGPGSFFNVYPRHRKLISINKIYTGRKNGEFNLRHDWNSLLSDRPDLLFQRISRQLYPEADDFPRYLSMYVKELGLKVRYGVDIGKIRATDLSSKRGYILTDQYGSIYKCSVLLVSTGLWVPQQVDFVGSDLVEGYESIPVDPEEYRDQAVLILGKGNAAFETAQSIMGRASRVHLYSPNPVRLAWQTHYVGDLRAVNNELLDTYQLKSLDGLVEGSLEDIAIVTRERGSRGRRGGGKRKKSRAKEGQGRGQLFLTLAELLDDSSRNHSAKVKAENLPGYHNDNFSLRQPYDRVIRCLGFRFNFSVFDGSACPVHSRSARGRLPELTAWYEGRGTLNMFVLGTAAHSRDYRMSAGGFVHGFRYTVRAVHRVLEQRYHGNAWPATKLQTSQLLSWLLKRVNEASGPYQMFGVLGDVVLLHGSYCEYLEEFPVQALPQLPVLSGHRVPEKGLLVLVLQYGLNRTDSLGPGRAESEWTQAWKSSFLHPVLYYYDTLPTEKDMRLRPVGWPLPRPKAIHHMIEDFLTEWDQPISHSQPLRRFLEHCFERDLRTFYAESCFRLSLTSQKPPVFCRQGYLKRQGIVGNQKLWKHARDAGLMPDLQDPQVLRKNTQLPQYLPHTGAAVTSAMNFDGL; encoded by the exons ATGgacttctttcctctcctgcctcttctCTACACACTCATCAGCTGTCACCCTGAGGAGCAGCTGGGTCCCAACAGCACCCATCACCATGACTACTGTGTTCTGGGGGCTGGACCTGCAGGCCTTCAGATGGGCCACTTCCTGGAGAAAAGTGGGAGGGACTATATCATTTTGGAGAGGAACACTGGCCCTGGGAGCTTTttcaatgt CTATCCACGACACCGAAAACTCATCAGCATCAACAAGATCTACACTGGGAGGAAGAACGGGGAGTTCAATCTGCGCCATGATTGGAACTCTCTGTTGAGTGACAGGCCAGACTTGCTGTTTCAGCGAATCAGTCGTCAACTGTACCCAGAAGCAGATGACTTTCCCCGCTATCTCTCCATGTATGTGAAAGAATTAGGACTTAAGGTGCGGTATGGAGTGGACATTGGGAAGATCCGGGCCACTGACCTGAGCAGTAAAAGAGGGTACATCCTGACTGATCAGTATGGATCTATCTAcaaatgcag TGTTCTGTTGGTGTCCACTGGTTTGTGGGTACCTCAGCAGGTGGATTTTGTGGGGTCAGATCTAGTGGAGGGTTATGAGTCCATTCCTGTGGATCCTGAGGAGTATAGGGACCAAGCTGTCCTGATTCTGGGCAAGGGAAACGCTGCCTTTGAGACGGCCCAGAGCATCATGGGTAGAGCAAGTCGCGTGCACCTGTACAGCCCAAACCCTGTGAGACTAGCCTGGCAGACGCATTATGTTGGAGACCTGAG GGCCGTGAACAATGAGCTACTGGACACGTATCAGCTCAAGTCCCTGGATGGCCTTGTGGAGGGAAGCCTGGAGGATATTGCAATCGtgacgagagaaagagggagtagaggaagaagagggggaggtaagaggaagaagagcaggGCTAAGGAGGGCCAGGGGAGGGGTCAGCTGTTCCTGACGCTGGCCGAACTTCTGGATGACAGCTCCAGGAACCACAGCGCCAAGGTCAAAGCAGAAAACCTGCCGGGTTACCACAACGACAACTTCTCCCTTCGCCAGCCTTATGATCGGGTGATCCGCTGCCTTGGGTTCCGCTTCAATTTCTCCGTCTTTGATGG ctCTGCTTGCCCTGTCCACAGTAGAAGTGCCAGAGGGCGGTTACCGGAACTCACGGCTTGGTACGAGGGTCGGGGAACCCTGAACATGTTTGTGCTGGGGACAGCTGCTCACTCCCGTGACTACCGCATGTCTGCTGGAGGATTTGTGCATGGCTTCCGTTACACAG TGCGTGCAGTCCACAGAGTTCTAGAGCAACGTTACCATGGCAATGCTTGGCCTGCCACCAAGCTCCAAACCAGTCAGCTGCTCTCCTGGCTGCTGAAAAGGGTTAACGAAGCATCTGGACCATACCAAATGTTCGGGGTGCTGGGGGATGTAGTTTTACTGCATGG ATCCTACTGTGAGTATCTGGAGGAGTTCCCTGTTCAGGCACTGCCCCAGCTGCCTGTTCTCTCTGGTCATCGGGTTCCAGAGAAGGGCCTGTTGGTCCTGGTCCTGCAGTATGGTCTGAACCGCACAGACAGTCTGGGGCCAGGCCGGGCAGAGTCTGAGTGGACCCAGGCCTGGAAGTCCAGCTTCCTTCACCCAGTTCTGTATTACTATGACACTCTACCTACTG AAAAGGACATGCGTCTGCGCCCTGTCGGCTGGCCACTACCACGCCCCAAGGCAATACACCACATGATCGAAGACTTCCTGACAGAGTGGGACCAGCCCATCTCTCACAGCCAGCCACTGCGGCGCTTCCTGGAACACTGTTTCGAAAGGGACCTAAGGACATTCTATGCAG AATCCTGTTTCCGATTATCTCTGACCAGTCAGAAGCCACCTGTGTTCTGTCGTCAGGGTTACCTCAAAAGGCAGGGGATTGTGGGCAATCAGAAATTATGGAAACATGCACGTGATGCTGGACTCATGCCTGACCTCCAGGACCCTCAGGTTCTCAGAAAGAACACCCAGCTTCCTCAGTACTTACCCCACACTGGAGCTGCAGTCACATCGGCCATGAACTTTGATGGACTTTGA
- the hmox1a gene encoding heme oxygenase 1a — MSQQSQFLLLPNSGAGYKKSTESQTVYNSKLKEDREEAVGYFILQIHRRTQDMEVTKSSRRDDTKITDSDLSEQIKAVTKDSHVRAENTQLMLNYQKGEITLSQYKLLLCSLYEVYRALEDELDRSASHPSVVPIYFPQELARVETLEEDLEHFLGPHWRKRITVPAATQRYVQRLREIGKQNPRLLVAHAYTRYLGDLSGGQVLGRITQKSLGLSSKEGLSFFSFPGVPSPNRFKQLYRSRMNSIDLTKEERKELLDEAVAAFEANIEMFDDLQKILSLTEDTDVLKKDETTATNQKTILYQYHPIFQFTVGVCVALATVGMGIYAF; from the exons ATGAGTCAACAATCTCAGTTCCTCTTGCTTCCCAACAGTGGGGCAGGATATAAAAAGAGCACTGAAAGCCAAACAGTTTATAACTCTAAACtcaaagaagacagagaagaggctGTTGGCTACTTTATTTTACAGATACACCGAAGGACTCAAG ACATGGAAGTTACTAAGAGCAGTCGCAGAGATGACACCAAAATCACTGACAG TGACCTGTCAGAGCAGATCAAGGCAGTGACCAAAGACAGCCATGTTAGGGCGGAGAACACACAGCTGATGTTGAACTACCAGAAAGGAGAGATCACACTCAGCCAGTATAAG cTCCTACTCTGCTCCTTGTATGAGGTCTATCGTGCACTGGAGGATGAGCTGGACAGGAGTGCTTCACATCCGAGTGTGGTCCCCATATACTTTCCCCAGGAGCTGGCCCGAGTGGAGACCCTGGAGGAAGACCTGGAGCACTTCCTTGGTCCTCACTGGCGCAAAAGAATCACTGTGCCTGCTGCAACACAAAGATATGTCCAGAGGCTCAGAGAG ATTGGAAAACAGAATCCAAGACTCCTGGTGGCTCATGCATACACCCGTTACCTGGGCGACCTGTCTGGGGGTCAGGTCCTGGGTCGCATCACCCAGAAGTCTCTGGGGCTAAGCAGTAAGGAAGGGctgtccttcttctccttcccgGGCGTACCGAGCCCTAACCGCTTCAAGCAGCTCTACCGCAGCCGCATGAACAGCATCGACCTGACCAAAGAGGAGCGCAAGGAGCTGCTGGATGAAGCCGTCGCGGCCTTTGAGGCCAACATCGAG ATGTTTGATGACCTTCAGAAAATATTGAGTCTCACTGAGGACACAG ATGTGTTGAAAAAGGATGAGACTACAGCCACCAATCAGAAGACCATCCTATATCAGTACCATCCTATATTTCAGTTCACCGTGGGTGTATGTGTCGCCTTGGCAACAGTTGGCATGGGGATATATGCCTTTTAA
- the gcat gene encoding 2-amino-3-ketobutyrate coenzyme A ligase, mitochondrial: MPLRSAVRVISTPLRAVLRPSAANPSRGYSAVAQARSVLEHELDTIRAAGTWKGERVITSKQGPHINVDGSRGDILNFCANNYLGLSSHPEVVKAGIEALQNYGAGLSSVRFICGTQNIHKDLEKKLAQFHEREDCILYASCFDANAGLFEVLLGPDDVVLSDELNHASIIDGIRLCRAKRMRYKHMDLNDLEERLKEAQSSRLRLVVTDGVFSMDGDVAPLKGICDLAEQYGAMVFIDECHATGFLGPRGRGTDEMLGVMDRVHIVNSTLGKALGGAAGGYTVGPKPLIDLLRQRSRPYLFSNSLPPPVVACATRAVELLLASNEIAQSMAAKTMRFRNAMTQAGFTISGTAHPICPVMLGDARLASLMADDMLKLGVYVIGFSFPVVPKGKARIRVQISAAHTDEDIDRTVDSFIQTGRKHGVIS, encoded by the exons ATGCCGCTACGATCAGCTGTCCGTGTTATTAGTACCCCTTTGAGGGCTGTTCTTCGACCCTCAGCTGCAAACCCCAGCCGAGGATATTCTGCTGTTGCACAAGCCCGTTCTGTGTTGGAACATGAACTTGACACAATCCGAGCGGCAGGCACTTGGAAGGGAGAGCGAGTGATCACTTCTAAACAGGGACCACATATCAACGTGGACGGCAGTCGTGGTG ATATATTGAACTTCTGCGCAAACAACTATCTGGGTTTGTCCAGTCACCCAGAGGTTGTCAAGGCGGGCATTGAAGCCTTACAGAATTATGGCGCCGGACTGAGTTCTGTCAGATTCATCTGTGGCACACAG AATATTCACAAGGACCTGGAGAAGAAGCTCGCCCAGTTTCATGAACGGGAGGACTGTATCCTGTATGCTAGCTGTTTCGACGCCAACGCTGGACTTTTTGAG GTGCTGTTAGGACCTGATGATGTGGTGCTCTCAGATGAGCTCAATCATGCGTCCATCATCGATGGCATCAGACTGTGCCGAGCCAAGAGAATGCGCTACAAACACATGGATCTGAATGACTTGGAGGAACGACTGAAAGAGGCCCAG TCGTCACGCCTGCGTCTGGTCGTCACCGATGGTGTGTTCTCAATGGACGGTGATGTGGCACCACTGAAGGGAATTTGTGACCTGGCTGAGCAGTATGGAGCCATGGTCTTCATCGACGAGTGCCATGCTACTGGTTTCCTGGGCCCTAGGGGCAG AGGTACAGATGAGATGCTGGGCGTCATGGACCGCGTCCACATTGTCAACTCAACTCTGGGGAAAGCCCTGGGTGGAGCAGCTG GTGGGTACACAGTGGGGCCCAAGCCTTTAATTGACCTTCTGAGGCAACGATCACGCCCATACCTTTTCTCAAACTCTCTTCCCCCGCCCGTGGTGGCCTGTGCCACCCGAGCTGTGGAGCTGCTCCTGGCGTCCAATGAAATCGCTCAGAGCATGGCCGCTAAAACCATGAG GTTCAGAAATGCTATGACCCAAGCTGGCTTCACCATTTCTGGAACCGCCCATCCCATTTGCCCTGTGATGCTAGGCGATGCACGGCTAGCTTCATTGATGGCCGATGACATGCTAAAGTTAG gtgtgtatgtgattggATTTTCCTTCCCTGTGGTACCCAAAGGGAAAGCCCGTATTCGTGTGCAGATCTCAGCGGCACACACTGATGAGGACATTGACCGCACCGTAGACTCCTTCATTCAGACAGGCCGCAAGCATGGTGTAATTTCCTAA
- the tom1 gene encoding target of Myb protein 1 isoform X2 has product MEFLTGNPFSTPVGQQIEHATSPTLPSEDWALNMEICDIVNETEEGPRDAVRAIKKRIVGNKNFKEVTLALTVLEACVKNCGHRFHVLVSTREFIEGVLVRAILPRNNPPLVMQDRVLSLIQAWADAFRSSPDLTGVVSVYEDLRRKGLEFPNSDLDALPPILTPSRSMADPLSPVTVCSVPQSPKPSSQSRNHPQPPQPQPPQNQNPDDPLVLSPQQLKRLRSDVQVVRGNLTIMADMMTQMHPGCAQLSDKELLQLYGTCKDMQDKLVELIPRISEEKLIEELLVTNDEINTTFTRYKRFERLYTQSDSPRQCPTYANLKDISPSSNQSVATSELKPCRQPPISSLSSQMAGLHTEDTKSAQKQNHSAIQQINSDHLVNSAVGASNSVRQNSGTIPLNQASAMDDIEQWLEFEDEEDMGDTEGVTSEEFDRFLAERAKAADRLPSVSASQDPSNSQPNC; this is encoded by the exons ATGGAGTTTTTAACCGGTAATCCTTTTTCCACACCAGTGGGTCAGCAAATAG AGCATGCTACCAGCCCAACATTACCATCAGAAGATTGGGCCCTCAATATGGAGATCTGTGACATCGTCAATGAAACAGAAGAGGG ACCCAGAGACGCGGTTAGAGCAATAAAAAAGAGGATTGTGGGAAATAAGAACTTCAAAGAAGTCACGTTGGCTTTAACA GTGCTGGAGGCATGTGTGAAGAACTGTGGCCACAGATTCCATGTTCTGGTGTCGACCCGAGAGTTTATAGAAGGGGTTCTGGTCCGAGCCATTTTGCCCAGGAACAATCCTCCTTTGGTGATGCAGGACCGTGTACTCAGCCTCATACAG GCGTGGGCGGATGCATTCCGCAGCTCCCCCGACTTGACGGGTGTGGTTTCTGTTTATGAAGACCTCAGGAGGAAAGGCCTGGAGTTCCCCAACAGTGACCTGGATGCTCTCCCCCCTATCCTCACCCCCAGTAGG AGTATGGCAgatcccctctctcctgtcaccGTGTGTTCTGTACCCCAGTCTCCAAAGCCGTCATCCCAGTCACGAAACCATCCTCAGCCCCCCCAGCCTCAGCCTCCACAGAACCAAAACCCAGATGATCCCCTCGTACTCTCACCTCAGCAG CTAAAGAGGTTGAGGTCAGATGTCCAGGTGGTGAGGGGGAACCTGACTATCATGGCTGACATGATGACTCAGATGCACCCAGGCTGTGCTCAGCTGTCCGACAAAGAGTTGCTGCAG TTGTATGGGACATGTAAAGATATGCAGGACAAGCTTGTGGAGCTGATCCCCCGGATCTCAGAGGAAAAGTTGATCGAGGAGCTTCTGGTCACCAACGATGAAATCAACACCACCTTCACACGATACAAGAG GTTTGAGAGACTTTACACACAATCAGACTCCCCTCGGCAG TGCCCCACCTATGCTAACCTCAAAGACATCAGCCCATCCTCTAACCAGTCAGTTGCTACATCTGAACTCAAGCCATGCAGACAGCCCCCAATCAGCAGTCTTTCCAGCCAAATGGCAGGTCTTC ACACAGAAGACACGAAATCAGCTCAGAAGCAGAATCACTCTGCAATCCAACAGATAAACAG TGACCACCTTGTCAACTCTGCAGTTGGGGCTTCTAACAGTGTACGGCAAAACAGTGGAACG ATTCCTCTCAATCAGGCCTCAGCAATGGATGACATTGAGCAATGGCTTGAGTTTGAGGAC GAAGAGGACATGGGAGACACTGAAGGAGTAACCAGTGAAG AGTTTGACAGGTTTCTGGCAGAAAGGGCGAAAGCAGCAGACCGCCTTCCTTCTGTGAGTGCATCACAAGACCCAAGCAATTCACAGCCTAATTGCTGA
- the ankrd54 gene encoding ankyrin repeat domain-containing protein 54 yields the protein MDGWSPIVATFSDDERSSSEGEYTIGNGQSKDTEKGQDEKGLDGGSTAGFEMTGFGDTALRLNRTGQTAEQELRYLQLLWEPGRAGAGAGVGSKPGKVSGSRARRHIRVRRNVGPTGKDLYAVRRLREAANGNDIDTVRRLLEEDIDPCAADDKGRTALHFSSCNGNETIVALLLSWGADPNQRDSLGNTPLHLAACTNHVPVITTLLRGGARVDALDRAGRTPLHLARSKLNILQDGDSRSLETLRGEVTQIIQMLREYLNVMGQSEDSERLEHISTQLQHTRTKQQVDEVTDLLANFTSLSLQNLGDR from the exons ATGGACGGGTGGAGCCCAATTGTTGCAACCTTTTCCGATGATGAGCGGTCAAGCTCCGAAGGCGAGTATACAATCGGAAATGGACAATCTAAAGACACTGAGAAAGGACAGGATGAAAAGGGGCTGGACGGGGGGTCTACAGCCGGATTTGAGATGACTGGTTTTGGGGACACAGCACTGAGGCTGAATCGGACTGGACAGACAGCCGAGCAGGAACTCCGATATTTGCAGTTGCTCTGGGAACCAGGTCGAGCTGGCGCCGGGGCGGGAGTCGGAAGCAAACCGGGGAAAGTGTCAGGGAGCCGAGCCAGACGCCATATCAGAGTCCGGCGGAATGTGGGGCCGACAGGGAAAGATTTATACG CTGTGAGGAGACTACGAGAAGCTGCAAATGGAAATGACATAGACACAG TGCGTCGGCTTCTGGAGGAAGACATTGACCCCTGTGCAGCGGATGACAAGGGTAGAACAGCCTTACATTTCTCTTCCTGCAATGGAAATGAGACCATTG TCGCGCTGCTGTTGAGCTGGGGAGCTGACCCAAACCAGAGGGATAGCCTTGGAAACACCCCACTACACCTGG CCGCCTGTACCAATCATGTGCCTGTTATCACAACTCTGTTGAGAGGAG GTGCTCGCGTGGATGCCCTGGACCGTGCTGGAAGGACCCCTCTGCATTTAGCTCGCTCTAAACTCAACATCTTACAGGAtggagactcaagaagtttggaGACACTACGAGGGGAGGTGACCCAG ATCATTCAGATGCTGCGGGAGTACTTGAACGTGATGGGGCAAAGTGAGGACAGTGAGAGACTGGAACACATCTCCACACAGCTGCAGCATACTCGCACTAAGCAACAG gTGGATGAGGTGACAGACCTGTTGGCAAACTTCACATCTCTCAGCCTACAGAACTTAGGTGATAGGTAG